A stretch of the Aegilops tauschii subsp. strangulata cultivar AL8/78 chromosome 4, Aet v6.0, whole genome shotgun sequence genome encodes the following:
- the LOC109783625 gene encoding small heat shock protein, chloroplastic, whose product MAAANAPFALVSRLSPAARLPILRAWRAARPAPLSTGGRTRPLSVASAAQENRDNSVDVQVSRQNGGNQQGNAVQRRPRRAGFDISPFGLVDPISPMRTMRQMLDTMDRLFDDAVGFPTARRSPAAASEMPRMPWDIMEDDKEVKMRFDMPGLSREEVKVMVEDDALVIRGEHKKEAGEGQGDAAEGGDGWWKERSVSSYDMRLALPDECDKSQVRAELKNGVLLVSVPKREIERKVIDVQVQ is encoded by the exons ATGGCTGCAGCGAACGCCCCCTTCGCTCTCGTCAGCCGCCTCTCCCCGGCCGCGCGCCTGCCCATCCTCCGTGCCTGGAGGGCTGCGAGGCCGGCGCCGCTCTCGACCGGCGGCAGAACCCGCCCGCTCTCCGTGGCCTCCGCGGCGCAGGAGAACAGGGACAACTCCGTCGACGTCCAAGTCAGCAGGCAGAACGGCGGCAACCAGCAGGGCAATGCGGTCCAGCGTCGTCCGCGCCGCGCTGGATTCGACATCTCCCCGTTTG GGCTAGTGGACCCCATCTCACCGATGAGGACGATGCGGCAGATGCTGGACACGATGGACCGGCTGTTCGACGACGCTGTGGGGTTCCCCACGGCGCGGCGCTCGCCGGCGGCCGCGAGCGAGATGCCGCGGATGCCGTGGGACATCATGGAGGACGACAAGGAGGTGAAGATGCGGTTCGACATGCCCGGGCTGTCGCGGGAGGAGGTGAAGGTGATGGTGGAGGACGACGCGCTGGTCATCCGCGGCGAGCACAAGAAGGAGGCTGGCGAAGGCCAGGGCGATGCAGCGGAAGGCGGCGACGGGTGGTGGAAGGAGCGCAGCGTGAGCTCCTACGACATGCGCCTGGCTTTGCCGGACGAGTGCGACaagagccaggtgcgcgccgagCTCAAGAACGGCGTGCTGCTCGTGTCCGTGCCCAAGAGGGAGATCGAGCGCAAGGTCATTGACGTGCAGGTCCAGTGA